In Kocuria turfanensis, a single genomic region encodes these proteins:
- a CDS encoding cation:proton antiporter domain-containing protein, with product MTTVAVYLVVAFGAGALAVLLRLPPLVGFLAAGFVLNGLGVERLEAVDELADIGVTLMLFGIGLKLDARFLLRKEVWGTAGIHMVLSTALGAGFLGLFMLAGLALPDADLPTLALVGFALSFSSTVLVFKVLEERSETTSLYGRVAIGILIMQDLAAVVFITATSEHPPSPWAFGLVLLIPAAWVFRRVWDRIGHGEMQALFGVVMALVPGYIAFSAVGIKGDLGALLVGMLLASHANASELSRTLFTLKDLLLVAFFVSIGFNGMPDSMTVLLGLLLLVLVPVQSLLFVLLLWLFGLRRRTSLRGGLALANHSEFALIVGAIGVSAGMLTERWLVVLSVAVAASFVVSALVNRRGSPLISTLARRLPEHPEHRLHPEDRPIDIGHADVLVLGMGRVGQAAYQEFSGEYGFSVVGIENATDRVERLCAQGFDVQEADATDQEFWERVIATGHVRIAVLAMPFHGSNLVALRQLTESGFTGAVAAVAQYDDEVQELRGHGVRTVFNLYSGAGIALAAETVEALGHRAD from the coding sequence GTGACAACGGTCGCCGTGTACCTGGTCGTCGCCTTCGGCGCGGGCGCCCTGGCCGTCCTGCTCCGGCTGCCGCCCCTGGTGGGGTTCCTGGCCGCGGGCTTCGTGCTCAACGGCCTGGGCGTGGAGCGGCTGGAGGCCGTGGACGAGCTCGCCGACATCGGCGTGACCCTCATGCTGTTCGGGATCGGGCTCAAGCTGGACGCCCGGTTCCTGCTGCGCAAGGAGGTCTGGGGCACCGCCGGGATCCACATGGTGCTGAGCACGGCGCTGGGCGCCGGCTTCCTGGGGCTGTTCATGCTGGCCGGCCTGGCCCTGCCCGACGCGGACCTGCCCACGCTCGCCCTGGTGGGCTTCGCGCTGTCCTTCTCCAGCACCGTGCTGGTGTTCAAGGTGCTCGAGGAGCGCAGCGAGACCACGTCCCTCTACGGGCGCGTGGCGATCGGCATCCTGATCATGCAGGACCTCGCGGCGGTCGTGTTCATCACCGCCACGAGCGAGCACCCGCCGAGCCCCTGGGCCTTCGGGCTGGTGCTGCTGATCCCGGCCGCCTGGGTGTTCCGCCGGGTCTGGGACCGGATCGGGCACGGGGAGATGCAGGCGCTGTTCGGGGTGGTCATGGCCCTGGTGCCCGGCTACATCGCCTTCTCCGCGGTGGGGATCAAGGGGGACCTGGGGGCGCTGCTGGTGGGCATGCTCCTGGCCTCGCACGCGAACGCGAGCGAGCTCTCCCGGACCCTGTTCACCCTCAAGGACCTGCTGCTGGTGGCGTTCTTCGTCTCGATCGGGTTCAACGGCATGCCCGACTCCATGACGGTGCTCCTGGGGCTGCTGCTGCTGGTGCTCGTGCCGGTCCAGTCCCTGCTGTTCGTGCTGCTGCTGTGGCTGTTCGGGCTGCGCCGCCGGACGTCGCTCCGCGGCGGGCTGGCCCTGGCCAACCACTCCGAGTTCGCCCTGATCGTGGGGGCCATCGGGGTGTCCGCCGGGATGCTCACGGAGCGCTGGCTCGTGGTCCTCTCGGTGGCGGTCGCGGCCAGCTTCGTGGTCTCCGCGCTGGTCAACCGGCGCGGCTCTCCCCTCATCAGCACCCTGGCCCGGCGGCTGCCGGAGCACCCGGAGCACCGGCTGCACCCGGAGGACCGGCCCATCGACATCGGTCACGCCGACGTGCTGGTGCTGGGCATGGGACGGGTGGGCCAGGCCGCCTACCAGGAGTTCTCCGGGGAGTACGGGTTCTCCGTGGTGGGCATCGAGAACGCCACGGACCGGGTCGAGCGGCTGTGCGCCCAGGGCTTCGACGTCCAGGAGGCCGATGCGACCGACCAGGAGTTCTGGGAGCGGGTGATCGCGACCGGCCACGTGCGGATCGCGGTGCTGGCGATGCCCTTCCACGGCTCCAACCTCGTGGCCCTGCGCCAGCTCACGGAGTCGGGGTTCACGGGGGCCGTGGCTGCCGTGGCGCAGTACGACGACGAGGTGCAGGAGCTGCGCGGGCACGGGGTGCGCACAGTCTTCAACCTCTACAGCGGCGCCGGGATCGCCCTGGCCGCGGAGACCGTCGAGGCCCTCGGCCACCGGGCCGACTGA
- a CDS encoding ABC transporter substrate-binding protein, translated as MSTSPSTRRITLALAATAAAVTLTACGGDSGSEDATAAGGDVDCSAFEQYGDLSGKSVSVYTSIVAPEDQSHIDSYAPFEECTGADIVYEGSREFEAQLLVRLQSGSAPDVAFVPQPGLIRTIAEDHPDVIQAVGEDAAANVDEYYDPSWKEYGTVDGTFYGTPLGANAKSFVWYSPAMFEEAGYEVPKTWDELMELSDTIAGTGAKPWCAGIESGDATGWPATDWLEDTMLRTAGPEAYDQWVNHEIPFDDPQVVEALDAAGAILKDDKMVNGGLGDVRSIATTAFGDAGLPILDGSCWMHRQASFYQANWPEGTNVAEDGDVFAFYLPGQSEDEKPILGGGEFTVAFADRPEVQAFQAYLTSPEWSNAKAQATEFGWISANSGLDPENLKSPIDKLAYEQLTDENAVFRFDGSDLMPAAVGAGSFWNGMTDWISLGEDSETVLADIEKSWPSE; from the coding sequence ATGTCCACATCCCCCTCCACCCGACGCATCACCCTGGCGCTCGCCGCCACGGCCGCGGCCGTGACGCTCACCGCCTGCGGCGGCGACAGCGGCTCCGAGGACGCCACCGCAGCCGGCGGCGACGTCGACTGCTCGGCCTTCGAGCAGTACGGCGACCTCAGCGGCAAGAGCGTGAGCGTCTACACCTCGATCGTGGCGCCCGAGGACCAGTCCCACATCGACTCCTACGCCCCGTTCGAGGAGTGCACCGGCGCGGACATCGTCTACGAGGGCTCCCGCGAGTTCGAGGCGCAGCTGCTCGTGCGCCTGCAGTCCGGCAGCGCGCCGGACGTCGCGTTCGTCCCGCAGCCGGGCCTGATCCGGACCATCGCCGAGGACCACCCGGACGTCATCCAGGCTGTCGGCGAGGACGCCGCGGCCAACGTCGACGAGTACTACGACCCCTCCTGGAAGGAGTACGGCACGGTCGACGGCACCTTCTACGGCACCCCCCTCGGGGCGAACGCCAAGTCCTTCGTCTGGTACTCGCCCGCCATGTTCGAGGAGGCCGGCTACGAGGTGCCCAAGACCTGGGACGAGCTCATGGAGCTCTCGGACACGATCGCCGGGACCGGCGCCAAGCCGTGGTGCGCGGGCATCGAGTCCGGCGACGCCACCGGCTGGCCGGCCACCGACTGGCTCGAGGACACCATGCTGCGCACCGCCGGGCCCGAGGCCTACGACCAGTGGGTCAACCACGAGATCCCCTTCGACGACCCGCAGGTCGTCGAGGCCCTCGACGCGGCCGGGGCGATCCTCAAGGACGACAAGATGGTCAACGGCGGCCTGGGCGACGTGCGCTCCATCGCCACCACGGCCTTCGGCGACGCCGGCCTGCCGATCCTCGACGGGTCCTGCTGGATGCACCGCCAGGCGTCCTTCTACCAGGCCAACTGGCCGGAGGGCACCAACGTGGCCGAGGACGGCGACGTCTTCGCGTTCTACCTGCCCGGCCAGTCCGAGGACGAGAAGCCGATCCTGGGCGGCGGCGAGTTCACCGTCGCCTTCGCCGACCGGCCCGAGGTCCAGGCCTTCCAGGCCTACCTGACCAGCCCGGAGTGGTCCAACGCCAAGGCCCAGGCCACCGAGTTCGGCTGGATCTCGGCCAACTCCGGTCTGGACCCGGAGAACCTGAAGTCCCCGATCGACAAGCTGGCCTACGAGCAGCTGACCGACGAGAACGCGGTGTTCCGCTTCGACGGCTCGGACCTCATGCCCGCGGCGGTCGGCGCCGGGTCCTTCTGGAACGGCATGACCGACTGGATCTCCCTCGGCGAGGACAGCGAGACCGTCCTGGCCGACATCGAGAAGAGCTGGCCGTCCGAGTGA
- a CDS encoding carbohydrate ABC transporter permease: MDLLLNADTTAEKLLVMCVAILLFVGVTAAVLWLVDRPSLPRWVPLVGFLGPAVALLVFGLLYPAARTVLGSFQARDRQTWVGLDNYRTILTEDGFQTVLLNTALWVLLVPTVATAVGLVYAVLVDRTRFEKLAKTLIFLPMAISLVGASIIWKFVYEFKPDQPGVRQTGLLNQLLVWLGAPPQQFLLDPPWNTFFLIAVMIWIQTGFAMTVLSAAIKAIPDDIMEAARLDGAGAWRMFASVTVPSIRPAIVVVITTIAMGTLKVFDIVRTMTGGNFGTSIVANEFYTQSFPLGQPGIGAALAVALFVLVVPIVLYNIRQMKLSEEQR, from the coding sequence GTGGACCTTTTGCTGAACGCCGACACGACGGCGGAGAAACTGCTCGTCATGTGCGTGGCGATCCTGCTGTTCGTCGGGGTCACGGCCGCCGTGCTGTGGCTCGTCGACCGCCCCTCCCTGCCCCGCTGGGTGCCCCTGGTGGGCTTCCTCGGCCCCGCCGTGGCCCTGCTGGTCTTCGGGCTGCTGTACCCGGCCGCCCGCACCGTGCTGGGCTCCTTCCAGGCCCGGGACCGGCAGACCTGGGTGGGGCTGGACAACTACCGCACCATCCTGACCGAGGACGGGTTCCAGACCGTCCTGCTCAACACCGCCCTGTGGGTGCTGCTCGTGCCGACCGTGGCCACGGCCGTGGGGCTGGTGTACGCGGTGCTCGTGGACCGGACCCGGTTCGAGAAGCTCGCCAAGACCCTGATCTTCCTGCCCATGGCGATCTCGCTGGTGGGCGCGTCGATCATCTGGAAGTTCGTCTACGAGTTCAAGCCGGACCAGCCCGGCGTCCGGCAGACGGGCCTGCTCAACCAGCTGCTGGTGTGGCTGGGCGCGCCGCCCCAGCAGTTCCTGCTGGACCCGCCCTGGAACACCTTCTTCCTGATCGCCGTGATGATCTGGATCCAGACCGGCTTCGCGATGACCGTGCTCTCGGCGGCCATCAAGGCCATCCCCGACGACATCATGGAGGCCGCGCGGCTCGACGGCGCCGGGGCCTGGCGCATGTTCGCCTCCGTCACCGTGCCCTCGATCCGCCCGGCGATCGTCGTGGTGATCACCACGATCGCGATGGGCACCCTGAAGGTCTTCGACATCGTCCGCACCATGACCGGCGGCAACTTCGGCACCTCGATCGTGGCCAACGAGTTCTACACGCAGAGCTTCCCGCTCGGGCAGCCGGGCATCGGCGCGGCGCTGGCCGTGGCGCTGTTCGTGCTGGTCGTCCCGATCGTGCTCTACAACATCCGGCAGATGAAGCTTTCCGAGGAGCAGCGATGA
- a CDS encoding carbohydrate ABC transporter permease: protein MTTAANIPPASPEDLVEDGRPERGGPAGTTVVPGRRRSLGERAARARTKLSSPWASLAAVVIAVLWTTPTLGLLITSFRPELDIRRSGWWTFFADPSVTLANYEEVITGSATSSFAAFFVNSVVITVPAVVIPITLALLAAYAFAWIDFRGRSWLFVAVFALQIVPIQITLIPLLTQYNQWGLSGSFWAVWLSHTIFALPLAIFLLHNFMMDIPRTLIEAARMDGAGHVTIFFRVLLPLLVPAIASFAIFQFLWVWNDLLVGLTFGSNLNVAPLTVRLGELAGTRGSEWHLLSAGAFVSMVVPMVVFLALQRYFVRGLLAGGVKG from the coding sequence ATGACCACCGCCGCCAACATCCCGCCCGCCTCGCCCGAGGACCTCGTCGAGGACGGCCGCCCGGAGCGCGGCGGCCCCGCCGGGACCACCGTGGTCCCGGGGCGGCGCCGCAGCCTCGGGGAGCGGGCCGCACGGGCGAGGACGAAGCTCAGCTCGCCGTGGGCCTCCCTCGCCGCGGTCGTCATCGCGGTGCTGTGGACCACCCCCACGCTGGGCCTGCTGATCACCTCCTTCCGCCCGGAGCTGGACATCCGCCGCTCCGGCTGGTGGACGTTCTTCGCGGACCCCTCCGTGACCCTGGCCAACTACGAGGAGGTCATCACCGGGTCCGCGACCTCGAGCTTCGCGGCGTTCTTCGTCAACTCCGTGGTGATCACGGTGCCCGCGGTGGTCATCCCCATCACGCTGGCCCTGCTGGCCGCCTACGCGTTCGCGTGGATCGACTTCCGCGGCCGGTCCTGGCTGTTCGTGGCCGTCTTCGCCCTGCAGATCGTGCCGATCCAGATCACCCTGATCCCGCTGCTGACCCAGTACAACCAGTGGGGCCTGTCCGGGTCCTTCTGGGCGGTCTGGCTCTCGCACACGATCTTCGCCCTGCCGCTGGCGATCTTCCTGCTGCACAACTTCATGATGGACATCCCCCGCACCCTCATCGAGGCCGCGCGGATGGACGGCGCCGGGCACGTGACCATCTTCTTCCGGGTGCTGCTGCCCCTGCTGGTCCCGGCGATCGCGTCCTTCGCGATCTTCCAGTTCCTGTGGGTGTGGAACGACCTGCTCGTGGGCCTGACCTTCGGCTCCAACCTCAACGTGGCGCCCCTGACGGTGCGGCTCGGGGAGCTGGCCGGCACGCGCGGCTCGGAGTGGCACCTGCTCTCCGCCGGGGCCTTCGTGTCCATGGTCGTGCCGATGGTCGTGTTCCTGGCCCTGCAGCGCTACTTCGTCCGCGGGCTGCTGGCCGGTGGCGTGAAGGGCTGA
- a CDS encoding alpha-amylase family glycosyl hydrolase, which yields MKRRPSTVLAGLLSATAVGAAPVAVGLAAAPAAAAPPAVTLVGSLQDELGCSADWQPSCAETVLAPVGGDTYEGTFEVPAGTWEYKVALDGGWDESHPAENLPLVLEGPATVVFSFDDAADTVSVRPAAVAGEEVTEQDRALAGDSLRAPVTSEQFYFVMADRFANGDPSNDTGGLEGDRLEHGFDPTDKAFYHGGDLQGIQEKLDYIEGLGTTAIWLTPSFKNRPVQGEEGAESAGYHGYWITDFTQIDPHLGSNEDMQELVDAAHARGMKVYFDIITNHTADVIDYAEGTTDYVPKAEEPYRDAAGEPFDDAGYAGSPEFPATDPATSFPYTPTFRSPEDAGVKVPEWLNDPNLYHNRGDSTWSGESVTYGDFVGLDDLFTERREVVDGMVDIYSAWAEMGIDGFRIDTVKHVNLEFWQEFSPRVLEAARAGNEDFFMFGEVYDADPAYLSSFTTDGRLQAVIDFGFQARSLEFAKGGATTSLRDFYAADDHYTDADSNAYQLPTFTGNHDMGRASWLLFDAGFRDEQLQRRVELSNELMFLTRGQPVVYYGDEQGFIGSGGDQLARQDMFATQVPQYLQEPMIAAEPGAADRYGTDHPLYEQIAELSALRAAHPALADGAQLHRYSSDRDGVYAFSRIDADERREYVVVTNNSEQARTVTVPTSSDNTQFTALYGTDGKDKRKSGKDARLDVEVAPLSTVVYRAGRALAPEQEAPQVRLQAPDLAADGRTELRADVPGRGFAQVSFAVRPAGTQEWTALGTDDNAPYRVFPDAADVADGTLLEYRAVLKDSSGNLSASSAWAVAGAGGAPADGGTTGPVVGEVQQPDTVSVPGTHNTEMGCAADWAPACDQAQLRLDPQDGIWKGTFDLPAGGHSYKVAIDRAWDENYGAGGALAGANIGYDAPGGPVTFYYDPATHWAATDADGPLLTASGTFQDELGCAADRTPDCLRPWLQDPDGDGTYAWSTTLIPAGEYTFRVVEGLGAGAAYGQDGAVDGAEVSLSVPEDGMVSTIEYDAGTHEIRTRTGEAEQPAAGPDLGTDRAAWVGADLLAVPAGTVPAGTDPALLDWSLTWGPDGALALDAETVTGGRSVPVTVAELPAGVVAERPELAGGVALQVDRRTARQAGEILAGQAVVSATDGTGRIVAATGVADAR from the coding sequence GTGAAACGTCGTCCATCCACCGTCCTGGCCGGTCTGCTGTCCGCCACCGCGGTCGGCGCCGCCCCGGTCGCCGTCGGCCTCGCCGCCGCACCGGCCGCCGCCGCGCCCCCCGCCGTGACCCTCGTCGGCAGCCTGCAGGACGAGCTCGGCTGCTCCGCCGACTGGCAGCCGTCCTGCGCCGAGACCGTCCTCGCCCCCGTCGGCGGGGACACCTACGAGGGGACCTTCGAGGTCCCCGCCGGCACCTGGGAGTACAAGGTCGCCCTCGACGGCGGGTGGGACGAGTCCCATCCCGCCGAGAACCTGCCGCTCGTGCTCGAGGGCCCCGCCACCGTGGTGTTCAGCTTCGACGACGCCGCCGACACGGTCTCCGTGCGCCCGGCCGCGGTGGCCGGCGAGGAGGTCACCGAGCAGGACCGGGCGCTGGCCGGCGACAGCCTGCGCGCCCCGGTCACCTCCGAGCAGTTCTACTTCGTGATGGCCGACCGCTTCGCCAACGGCGACCCGTCCAACGACACCGGCGGGCTCGAGGGGGACCGGCTCGAGCACGGCTTCGACCCCACCGACAAGGCGTTCTACCACGGCGGCGACCTGCAGGGCATCCAGGAGAAGCTGGACTACATCGAGGGCCTGGGCACCACCGCCATCTGGCTGACCCCGTCCTTCAAGAACCGCCCGGTGCAGGGGGAGGAGGGCGCGGAGAGCGCCGGCTACCACGGCTACTGGATCACCGACTTCACCCAGATCGACCCGCACCTGGGCAGCAACGAGGACATGCAGGAGCTCGTCGACGCCGCCCACGCCCGCGGGATGAAGGTCTACTTCGACATCATCACCAACCACACCGCGGACGTCATCGACTACGCCGAGGGCACCACCGACTACGTTCCCAAAGCCGAGGAGCCCTACCGCGACGCCGCCGGCGAGCCCTTCGACGACGCCGGCTACGCGGGCTCGCCGGAGTTCCCCGCGACCGACCCCGCCACGTCGTTCCCCTACACCCCGACCTTCCGCTCCCCGGAGGACGCCGGCGTCAAGGTCCCCGAGTGGCTCAACGACCCGAACCTCTACCACAACCGCGGGGACTCCACCTGGTCCGGGGAGTCCGTCACCTACGGCGACTTCGTCGGCCTGGACGACCTGTTCACCGAGCGCCGCGAGGTGGTCGACGGGATGGTGGACATCTACTCCGCCTGGGCGGAGATGGGCATCGACGGCTTCCGCATCGACACCGTCAAGCACGTCAACCTCGAGTTCTGGCAGGAGTTCAGCCCCCGGGTGCTCGAGGCGGCCCGGGCGGGCAACGAGGACTTCTTCATGTTCGGCGAGGTCTACGACGCCGACCCGGCGTACCTGTCCTCCTTCACCACGGACGGCCGGCTCCAGGCCGTGATCGACTTCGGCTTCCAGGCCCGCTCCCTCGAGTTCGCCAAGGGCGGCGCGACCACGTCCCTGCGGGACTTCTACGCCGCCGACGACCACTACACCGACGCCGACTCGAACGCCTACCAGCTGCCCACGTTCACGGGCAACCACGACATGGGCCGCGCCTCCTGGCTGCTGTTCGACGCCGGCTTCCGGGACGAGCAGCTGCAGCGGCGCGTGGAGCTGTCCAACGAGCTGATGTTCCTGACCCGGGGCCAGCCGGTGGTCTACTACGGCGACGAGCAGGGCTTCATCGGCTCCGGCGGGGACCAGCTGGCCCGCCAGGACATGTTCGCCACCCAGGTCCCGCAGTACCTGCAGGAGCCCATGATCGCGGCCGAGCCCGGCGCGGCCGACCGCTACGGCACCGACCACCCGCTCTACGAGCAGATCGCCGAGCTCTCCGCGCTGCGGGCGGCCCACCCGGCGCTCGCCGACGGCGCGCAGCTGCACCGGTACTCCTCCGACCGGGACGGCGTCTACGCGTTCAGCCGGATCGACGCGGACGAGCGGCGCGAGTACGTGGTGGTCACCAACAACTCCGAGCAGGCCCGGACCGTGACCGTTCCGACGTCCTCGGACAACACCCAGTTCACCGCCCTCTACGGGACGGACGGCAAGGACAAGCGCAAGTCCGGCAAGGACGCCCGGCTCGACGTCGAGGTCGCCCCGCTGTCGACCGTCGTGTACCGGGCCGGGCGGGCCCTCGCCCCCGAGCAGGAGGCCCCGCAGGTGCGCCTGCAGGCCCCCGACCTCGCGGCCGACGGCCGGACCGAGCTGCGGGCGGACGTCCCCGGCCGCGGCTTCGCCCAGGTCAGCTTCGCCGTGCGCCCGGCCGGGACGCAGGAGTGGACGGCGCTGGGCACGGACGACAACGCCCCCTACCGGGTCTTCCCCGACGCCGCGGACGTGGCCGACGGGACCCTGCTCGAGTACCGGGCCGTGCTGAAGGACTCCTCCGGCAACCTCTCCGCCTCCTCGGCCTGGGCCGTGGCCGGTGCGGGCGGCGCCCCCGCGGACGGCGGGACCACGGGCCCGGTGGTGGGCGAGGTGCAGCAGCCGGACACGGTCTCCGTGCCCGGCACGCACAACACCGAGATGGGCTGCGCCGCCGACTGGGCGCCCGCCTGCGATCAGGCGCAGCTGCGCCTCGACCCCCAGGACGGGATCTGGAAGGGCACCTTCGACCTCCCGGCCGGGGGACACTCCTACAAGGTCGCGATCGACCGCGCCTGGGACGAGAACTACGGCGCCGGCGGCGCGCTCGCCGGCGCCAACATCGGCTACGACGCCCCGGGCGGGCCGGTGACGTTCTACTACGACCCGGCCACGCACTGGGCGGCCACCGACGCCGACGGGCCCCTGCTCACGGCCTCCGGCACGTTCCAGGACGAGCTGGGCTGCGCCGCCGACCGCACCCCCGACTGCCTGCGCCCCTGGCTGCAGGACCCGGACGGGGACGGCACCTACGCGTGGTCCACGACCCTGATCCCGGCGGGGGAGTACACGTTCCGCGTGGTGGAGGGCCTCGGCGCCGGCGCGGCGTACGGGCAGGACGGGGCCGTGGACGGCGCCGAGGTGAGCCTATCGGTCCCCGAGGACGGGATGGTGTCCACCATCGAGTACGACGCCGGCACCCACGAGATCCGCACCCGGACGGGCGAGGCCGAGCAGCCCGCCGCCGGCCCCGACCTGGGCACGGACCGGGCCGCGTGGGTCGGGGCGGACCTGCTGGCGGTCCCGGCGGGCACGGTCCCGGCCGGCACGGACCCGGCCCTGCTGGACTGGTCCCTCACCTGGGGCCCGGACGGCGCCCTGGCCCTCGACGCCGAGACCGTCACCGGCGGCCGCAGCGTGCCGGTGACGGTCGCGGAGCTGCCGGCCGGCGTCGTCGCCGAGCGCCCCGAGCTGGCCGGCGGGGTCGCCCTGCAGGTGGACCGGCGCACGGCCCGGCAGGCCGGGGAGATCCTGGCGGGCCAGGCCGTGGTCTCCGCCACCGACGGCACGGGCCGGATCGTGGCCGCCACCGGCGTCGCCGACGCCCGGTAG
- a CDS encoding aminoglycoside phosphotransferase family protein: MTDERAGRLRAGLAERYLAAWQLVPDGRSHDDDGALALPVRTRAGEPALLRLGPPGARAEHEHLALRLWGGRGAVRLLRAEPADRALLLERTGERDLRSLPDLEACRVLGELTRTLARPPRPPFPALSAAARGWREDLAGAAELDARFPRRFRRQAVASLDRLLREELDAALVHQDLHPGAVRAARRAPWLATGADPVLGTVEFALVPALWPRTEDAGHGGALAAALEDRIEALSLAAGADAERLRAWALVRFTLAAREEAVRPTGAPHRAISRLVQLCKAVQKGG; encoded by the coding sequence ATGACCGACGAGCGCGCGGGCCGGCTCCGGGCCGGGCTCGCGGAGCGCTACCTGGCCGCGTGGCAGCTGGTCCCGGACGGGCGCTCCCACGACGACGACGGCGCCCTGGCCCTGCCGGTGCGCACCCGCGCGGGGGAGCCGGCGCTGCTGCGGCTCGGCCCGCCGGGCGCCCGGGCCGAGCACGAGCACCTGGCGCTGCGCCTGTGGGGAGGGCGCGGCGCCGTGCGGCTGCTCCGGGCGGAGCCCGCGGACCGGGCGCTGCTGCTCGAGCGCACCGGCGAGCGGGACCTGCGGTCCCTGCCGGACCTGGAGGCCTGCCGGGTGCTGGGCGAGCTGACCCGCACCCTGGCCCGCCCGCCCCGGCCCCCGTTCCCGGCCCTGTCGGCGGCGGCCCGGGGATGGCGGGAGGACCTGGCCGGGGCCGCCGAGCTGGACGCCCGGTTCCCGCGGCGCTTCCGGCGGCAGGCGGTCGCGAGCCTGGACCGGCTGCTGCGCGAGGAGCTGGACGCCGCCCTCGTGCACCAGGACCTGCACCCGGGGGCCGTGCGCGCCGCCCGGCGCGCCCCGTGGCTGGCCACCGGGGCGGACCCGGTGCTCGGCACCGTGGAGTTCGCCCTGGTCCCCGCCCTGTGGCCCCGCACCGAGGACGCCGGCCACGGCGGGGCCCTGGCCGCGGCGCTCGAGGACCGGATCGAGGCCCTGTCCCTGGCGGCCGGCGCCGACGCCGAGCGCCTGCGGGCGTGGGCGCTCGTGCGGTTCACCCTCGCCGCCCGGGAGGAGGCGGTCCGGCCCACCGGCGCCCCGCACCGCGCGATCAGCCGACTGGTGCAGCTGTGCAAGGCCGTGCAGAAAGGCGGCTGA
- the zupT gene encoding zinc transporter ZupT has product MNELLFAFGLTLFAGLATGVGAFLALVTRRTDAKFLAVSLGFSAGVMIYVSLVEIFVKAQVALVAELGERAGAWATAGGFFGGIALIAVIDRLVPSRVNPHEYPHDDDGRQRRLMRMGTMTAAAIAIHNFPEGFATFVAAMQQPSVAIPVVVAIALHNIPEGISVAVPIHSATGDRRKAFRYSFLSGLAEPLGGVLGYLVLLPFMSDTVFGVVFAGVAGIMVFISLDKLLPTAQEYGEHHLSVYGLVAGMAVMAVSLLLFV; this is encoded by the coding sequence GTGAACGAGCTGCTGTTCGCCTTCGGCCTGACCCTGTTCGCGGGGCTGGCCACCGGGGTGGGGGCCTTCCTGGCCCTGGTCACCAGGCGCACCGACGCCAAGTTCCTCGCGGTCAGCCTCGGCTTCTCCGCCGGGGTGATGATCTACGTGTCCCTGGTCGAGATCTTCGTCAAGGCCCAGGTGGCCCTCGTGGCCGAGCTCGGGGAGCGCGCCGGGGCGTGGGCCACGGCGGGCGGGTTCTTCGGGGGGATCGCGCTGATCGCCGTGATCGACCGGCTCGTGCCCAGCCGGGTCAACCCGCACGAGTACCCGCACGACGACGACGGCCGGCAGCGCCGGCTCATGCGCATGGGCACCATGACGGCGGCGGCGATCGCGATCCACAACTTCCCGGAGGGCTTCGCGACCTTCGTGGCGGCCATGCAGCAGCCCTCCGTGGCGATCCCGGTGGTCGTGGCCATCGCCCTGCACAACATCCCGGAGGGCATCTCGGTGGCCGTGCCCATCCACTCCGCCACGGGCGACCGCCGCAAGGCGTTCCGCTACTCGTTCCTGTCCGGGCTGGCCGAGCCCCTGGGCGGGGTGCTCGGCTACCTGGTCCTGCTTCCGTTCATGAGCGACACCGTCTTCGGCGTGGTGTTCGCGGGCGTGGCGGGGATCATGGTCTTCATCTCCCTCGACAAGCTGCTGCCCACGGCCCAGGAGTACGGCGAGCACCACCTGTCGGTCTACGGGCTCGTGGCCGGGATGGCGGTCATGGCCGTGAGCCTGCTCCTGTTCGTCTGA
- a CDS encoding mismatch-specific DNA-glycosylase gives MAPARTPGGTRPSRADLEAARDTTLPDLLGPGLRLLICGINPSLWAAATQAHFARPGNRFWPALHDAGLTGHLVDCSAGMSDADREHVVGRGLGITNLVRRATARADELDPAEFVAGRERLAGLVAERRPAVVAVAGVTAYRHAFADPRAALGRQERELAGAQLWVLPSPSGLNAHASRAGLAAAFAEAGRAAGVPPAPGPPRGADRARPPGP, from the coding sequence ATGGCACCAGCACGGACACCGGGCGGAACCCGGCCGAGCCGGGCGGACCTGGAGGCCGCCCGGGACACGACCCTGCCGGACCTGCTCGGCCCCGGGCTGCGGCTGCTGATCTGCGGCATCAACCCCAGCCTGTGGGCCGCGGCCACCCAGGCGCACTTCGCCCGCCCGGGCAACCGGTTCTGGCCGGCGCTGCACGACGCCGGCCTCACCGGCCACCTCGTGGACTGCTCCGCCGGGATGAGCGACGCCGACCGCGAGCACGTCGTGGGCCGCGGCCTCGGCATCACCAACCTCGTGCGCCGGGCCACCGCCCGGGCGGACGAGCTGGACCCCGCCGAGTTCGTGGCCGGGCGGGAGCGGCTGGCCGGGCTCGTCGCCGAGCGGCGCCCCGCCGTCGTCGCGGTCGCCGGGGTCACCGCCTACCGGCACGCGTTCGCGGACCCCCGGGCCGCGCTCGGGCGCCAGGAGCGGGAGCTGGCCGGGGCGCAGCTGTGGGTGCTGCCCAGTCCCAGCGGGCTCAACGCCCACGCCTCCCGGGCGGGACTGGCCGCGGCCTTCGCCGAGGCGGGCCGCGCCGCCGGGGTGCCACCGGCCCCCGGGCCCCCGCGCGGCGCCGACCGCGCTCGGCCGCCCGGCCCCTGA